The following coding sequences are from one uncultured Bacteroides sp. window:
- a CDS encoding glycan-binding surface protein, producing MKNNKYMNWFSMVAILVLALSVTACDDEPDKYEIAGGLPTVKYVRSPLPEVADSLLTGAYMANTVCLVGENLRSIYELYFNDQKAILNTSYITEHTLLIDVPKTIPSKVTDKIYMITRSNDTIAYDFKVLVPTPAVNSMSCEYAKSGSEVTIYGDYFLDDPNVPLKITMPGNIEVTEITNITKTAVSFIVPNNSLDGYINVKSIYGTGRSKFQYMDKRNILFDWDGSHGGIALANGWRKGVVRNSDPEGIDGSYLYFAGAMKGDVGATWAEDQFSFNYWPGFVEEPPMNYPDLSSLPEFAEMIDKYGVNHLQLKFEVYVPTSNPWMSSALQAIFSSNEEVTINTGNNSYFSNTATPRGLWIPWKDSGSYDTGNKWLTVSMKLSEFNKTHDGNKCDNALDKNRMTGLTFFVWNGGVAGTDCNPVICIDNIRVVPVE from the coding sequence ATGAAAAATAATAAATATATGAATTGGTTCTCTATGGTTGCCATTCTAGTTCTAGCTCTTTCTGTGACAGCTTGTGACGACGAACCTGATAAGTACGAGATAGCAGGTGGCTTACCTACTGTAAAATATGTACGATCTCCATTGCCTGAAGTAGCAGACTCTTTATTGACAGGGGCATACATGGCAAATACTGTATGTTTGGTGGGAGAAAATTTGCGTAGTATCTACGAACTTTACTTCAATGATCAGAAAGCTATTTTAAATACGAGCTATATCACTGAACATACATTACTTATCGATGTACCTAAAACGATTCCGAGTAAAGTTACCGATAAAATCTATATGATAACAAGATCAAACGACACTATAGCTTATGATTTTAAGGTTCTTGTACCGACTCCTGCTGTGAACTCCATGTCTTGTGAGTATGCTAAATCGGGTAGTGAAGTAACAATTTATGGTGATTACTTCTTAGATGATCCTAATGTCCCATTAAAAATTACAATGCCTGGAAATATTGAAGTTACAGAAATTACTAATATTACGAAGACGGCGGTTAGCTTTATTGTTCCGAACAATTCTCTTGATGGTTATATTAATGTAAAATCTATCTATGGTACCGGACGTTCCAAATTTCAGTATATGGATAAGCGCAATATTCTATTTGATTGGGATGGCTCTCATGGTGGTATTGCTCTTGCTAACGGTTGGCGCAAAGGTGTTGTCCGAAATTCCGATCCTGAAGGTATTGACGGCTCTTATCTGTATTTTGCAGGTGCTATGAAAGGGGACGTTGGAGCTACTTGGGCCGAAGATCAATTTTCATTCAATTATTGGCCCGGTTTCGTTGAAGAGCCACCTATGAACTATCCTGATTTATCTTCTTTGCCTGAATTTGCAGAAATGATAGATAAATATGGAGTCAATCATCTGCAATTGAAATTTGAAGTTTATGTACCGACCTCTAATCCTTGGATGTCAAGTGCGTTGCAGGCTATCTTTTCTTCTAATGAAGAGGTGACGATTAATACCGGCAATAATTCTTATTTTAGCAATACTGCTACTCCTCGCGGTTTGTGGATTCCATGGAAAGATTCTGGCTCTTATGATACAGGCAACAAATGGCTGACAGTGTCTATGAAGCTATCTGAATTTAATAAAACTCATGATGGTAATAAGTGTGATAATGCTTTGGATAAGAATCGTATGACCGGACTTACTTTCTTTGTATGGAATGGAGGGGTGGCTGGTACAGATTGTAATCCAGTTATCTGTATTGATAATATTCGTGTAGTACCTGTTGAATAA
- a CDS encoding IPT/TIG domain-containing protein, which translates to MNKTYKLSALWIMCLIIFNCLSFMACDNEDNEDTNQYTGDINLNVFGPSPVARGGELRFLGNGMDKVTAVVIPGSSEITDIQVISSTEIRVTVPQTAESGLIILKTPKGEITTKTGLTFMEPISLESIAPTVAKAGDELTLTGEYLNLIKEIIFADNVIVKSDAFTKHERKEIKLLIPKEAQTGKIIISDGAEIPNWIYSAEALNITLPSVAQTLDLTSKKPGDMITIQGKDLDLVKQILMPNDERVDFTLEEVAVAALTKSAGSNYKLSFVLPNNASDGAIVMVAYSGVKVAIANIGMAVPASLVATPATDIKAGDVVSIKGVNMELVTSVTFPGITTVVTPSSKTTTEIKVLMPEAAISGNLVLNTASGKTASVAISTLKPEVLAYNPSSVAAGSDVILQGKHLDLVASVTFSGNKKVEVTSSSATELKVKVPVDAEAGEVTLTMKNGETVASASLDVTKPVFCYIPVLPSSEEEIKSGTILSIGIQNGDKLANVQVNGNNAQYILQGSTLNVLIPNNASGDTTLKLISSNGEVSYTISVIGSGITETIVFQGPLSITWSDGGRVIIPISAFDGISVGAILKLYFTQTDNWGQIQINNGGWKAIKFAELGNTQSITTDTYGDKTVTEQGLILTQDVLDNITSNASFGNAVIMQGADFIVNKVSIITKGGGTRGISRKLRK; encoded by the coding sequence ATGAATAAAACATATAAATTGTCGGCACTTTGGATAATGTGCTTAATAATTTTCAATTGCCTGTCATTTATGGCTTGTGATAATGAAGATAATGAAGATACAAACCAATATACAGGAGATATTAATTTAAATGTATTTGGGCCAAGCCCTGTAGCTCGTGGAGGTGAATTACGATTTTTAGGTAATGGTATGGATAAAGTTACAGCTGTTGTAATTCCAGGAAGTAGTGAGATAACAGATATTCAAGTTATTAGTAGTACGGAAATTCGTGTAACAGTGCCACAAACAGCGGAGTCGGGATTAATCATACTGAAAACCCCTAAGGGTGAAATTACAACAAAGACGGGGTTGACATTTATGGAGCCAATCAGTTTAGAAAGTATAGCTCCTACTGTTGCAAAGGCTGGTGATGAATTGACCCTTACCGGAGAATATTTGAACCTAATTAAGGAAATTATTTTTGCTGATAATGTAATAGTGAAAAGCGATGCTTTTACTAAACATGAACGTAAAGAAATTAAATTATTGATCCCTAAAGAAGCACAAACGGGTAAAATTATAATATCTGATGGAGCTGAAATCCCTAATTGGATTTATTCCGCTGAGGCTTTAAATATTACGTTACCTTCTGTTGCCCAAACTTTAGATTTGACTTCTAAGAAGCCCGGTGATATGATAACCATACAAGGTAAAGATTTGGATTTGGTAAAACAGATATTGATGCCTAATGATGAAAGAGTAGATTTTACTCTAGAGGAAGTTGCTGTAGCTGCATTAACGAAAAGTGCTGGTAGTAACTATAAACTTAGTTTTGTATTACCGAATAATGCATCAGATGGCGCTATTGTTATGGTTGCCTATTCTGGTGTGAAAGTGGCTATTGCGAATATTGGTATGGCAGTTCCTGCTTCTTTAGTGGCGACACCGGCAACTGATATTAAAGCAGGTGATGTTGTTAGCATAAAAGGGGTAAATATGGAGTTGGTTACTTCTGTTACTTTTCCTGGCATAACTACTGTCGTTACTCCAAGTTCTAAAACAACGACAGAAATAAAAGTACTTATGCCAGAGGCTGCAATCAGTGGTAATTTGGTTTTGAATACAGCAAGTGGTAAGACCGCCTCTGTAGCTATTTCTACTTTGAAACCTGAAGTCCTTGCTTATAATCCTTCTTCAGTTGCGGCTGGTAGTGATGTTATTTTGCAAGGAAAACACCTTGATCTTGTTGCTTCTGTGACGTTTAGTGGTAATAAAAAAGTAGAGGTCACTTCCTCTTCTGCAACAGAGTTGAAGGTGAAGGTACCTGTAGATGCTGAAGCAGGTGAGGTTACTCTTACTATGAAAAATGGCGAAACTGTAGCAAGTGCTTCTTTAGATGTAACGAAACCTGTCTTCTGTTATATTCCTGTACTTCCTAGTTCAGAGGAAGAAATTAAATCCGGTACTATTTTATCTATAGGTATTCAGAATGGTGATAAATTAGCTAATGTTCAGGTGAATGGAAATAATGCTCAGTATATACTTCAAGGTTCCACACTTAACGTACTTATCCCCAATAATGCGAGTGGTGATACTACACTTAAGTTGATTTCCTCAAACGGAGAAGTATCTTATACTATTAGTGTTATCGGTTCAGGTATAACTGAGACGATTGTTTTTCAAGGTCCATTGTCAATAACCTGGAGCGATGGAGGGAGAGTCATAATTCCTATATCTGCTTTTGATGGGATTTCTGTTGGCGCTATTTTGAAGCTTTATTTTACACAAACTGACAATTGGGGGCAGATTCAAATTAATAATGGCGGTTGGAAGGCAATTAAATTTGCTGAGCTTGGGAACACTCAATCCATTACAACAGATACCTATGGTGATAAAACAGTTACTGAACAAGGATTAATCTTGACTCAGGATGTTTTGGACAATATAACAAGTAATGCAAGCTTTGGCAATGCTGTTATCATGCAGGGGGCTGATTTTATAGTCAACAAGGTTTCTATTATTACTAAAGGTGGAGGAACGAGAGGAATATCCAGAAAATTGAGAAAATAA
- a CDS encoding glycosyl hydrolase: MRKVVSNFIYIFIGALLMTACGGDTPNTSVLEAPEMINSDPANGAKGLPSGNIIVVLTYNQNVTSPSSEHGKVTLGNASITTVSAVLTKVTIQASGLEKGTDYQLIIPKGVILGPTKLEAPRVSITFSTLAKQSIENVLCTSNPSTQSVKVYNFLKDNFGEKLISGTMANVNWNVNEAEWVYKHTGKYPALNAFDFVHLYASPANWIDYGNTTVIENWWNNNGLVVATWHWNVPQSEGSNDYGFYYTGKNNGTGETSFDITKAIQNSTPENLRVKADLDKIADYLLLLKAKNIPVIWRPMHEASGGWFWWGAKGAAPFKALWKLMFDTFKEKGVDNLIWVWTAQTGDNEWYPGNEYVDIVSCDIYNKTLVSEIKGEYLNLVQAYPNKIITLSECGNVANISSQWNGGAAWSWFMPWYDYNRTKDVSDVAFNETSHIYANIDWWTDALGQSVVLTRDQMPSLK; encoded by the coding sequence ATGAGAAAAGTAGTATCTAATTTTATATATATTTTTATTGGAGCTTTGTTGATGACGGCTTGCGGTGGTGATACTCCCAATACGTCAGTGTTGGAAGCTCCTGAAATGATAAATAGTGATCCTGCAAATGGGGCAAAAGGCCTTCCTTCGGGTAATATTATCGTTGTGCTGACTTATAACCAGAATGTAACTTCTCCTTCTTCAGAGCATGGCAAAGTTACTTTGGGAAATGCTTCCATAACAACTGTTTCTGCTGTTTTAACCAAAGTTACGATACAGGCCTCTGGGTTGGAAAAAGGAACAGACTATCAATTGATTATACCTAAAGGCGTTATATTGGGGCCAACAAAATTAGAAGCTCCGAGAGTCTCTATTACTTTCAGTACGCTGGCAAAGCAGTCAATAGAGAATGTATTATGTACCTCTAATCCTTCAACTCAATCAGTTAAAGTTTATAACTTTTTGAAAGATAACTTTGGTGAAAAACTTATTTCAGGAACCATGGCTAATGTAAACTGGAATGTGAATGAAGCTGAGTGGGTATACAAACATACAGGTAAATATCCTGCGCTGAACGCTTTTGATTTTGTGCATTTGTATGCATCTCCTGCCAATTGGATTGATTACGGAAATACAACAGTGATTGAAAATTGGTGGAATAATAATGGATTGGTTGTAGCAACATGGCATTGGAATGTTCCTCAATCAGAAGGTAGTAATGATTATGGCTTTTATTATACAGGAAAAAATAATGGTACCGGAGAAACATCGTTTGATATCACTAAAGCGATTCAAAATAGTACACCTGAGAATCTCCGTGTGAAAGCCGATTTGGATAAAATTGCAGATTATCTGTTGCTTCTAAAAGCCAAGAATATTCCGGTCATCTGGCGGCCAATGCATGAAGCTTCCGGTGGATGGTTTTGGTGGGGCGCCAAAGGAGCTGCGCCATTCAAAGCATTATGGAAACTAATGTTTGATACATTTAAAGAGAAGGGAGTGGATAATCTTATTTGGGTATGGACAGCACAAACCGGAGATAATGAATGGTATCCGGGCAATGAATATGTGGATATTGTAAGCTGTGATATTTATAATAAAACACTTGTTTCAGAGATTAAAGGAGAATATTTGAACTTAGTTCAGGCGTATCCAAATAAGATAATTACCCTAAGCGAATGCGGTAATGTGGCTAATATCTCTTCTCAATGGAATGGAGGTGCTGCCTGGTCATGGTTCATGCCTTGGTATGATTATAACAGAACTAAAGATGTTTCGGATGTGGCATTTAATGAGACATCTCATATTTATGCTAATATTGATTGGTGGACAGATGCACTGGGACAAAGTGTAGTATTGACTCGTGATCAGATGCCAAGCTTGAAATAA
- a CDS encoding glycoside hydrolase family 3 N-terminal domain-containing protein: protein MKNFLIVMAMTLTVASGSADKKELYKDPSAPIKDRVEDLLARMTLEEKVGQMDQFVGIEHIKANSAVMTEDELKNNTANAFYPGITYKDVEKWTAQGLIGSFLHVVTVKEANYLQSLALKSRLQIPIIFGIDAIHGNANAPDNTVYPTNIGLACSFDTLMAYKIARETAQEMRAMNMHWTFNPNVEVARDARWGRVGETYGEDPYLVSHMGVASVKGYQDNLDSKEDVLACIKHFVGGSEPINGTNGAPADLSERTLREVFFPPFRAGVEAGAMSLMTAHNELNGIPCHSNQWLMEDVLRGEWKFKGFVVSDWMDIEHIHDLHATAENLKEAYFQSIMAGMDMHMHGIHWNEMVVQLVKEGRIPESRIDESVRRILDIKFRLGLFEQPLVDEAQSMKIRLCEEHRNTALEAARNSIVLLKNDGLLPLDAKKYKKVLVTGINANDMNILGDWSAVQKDENVTTILEGLKLVAPDTKFNFVDQGWDPRNMDPKKIADAVEQAKGADLNIVVAGEYMMRFRWKDRTDGEDTDRSDLNLVGLQNELIQKISASGKPTILILVNGRPLGVEWPAKNLPAIVEAWAPGMYGGQAVAEILYGKVNPSAKLAITIPRSVGQLQMIYNHKPSQYFHPYAVNPSTPLYPFGFGLSYTTYKYDNFKLSAKEITKDGTLEASVNVTNTGSREGVEIVQLYLRDAYSSVTRPVKELKDFARVSLKAGESKVVHFTITPDKLAFYDQKMHWIVEPGEFIVMIGASSADEALLKDTFIVQ, encoded by the coding sequence ATGAAAAACTTCTTAATTGTAATGGCAATGACACTTACAGTAGCTTCCGGCTCTGCCGATAAAAAAGAACTTTATAAAGATCCTTCCGCTCCGATAAAGGATCGGGTTGAAGACCTGCTTGCTCGAATGACTCTTGAAGAAAAAGTGGGGCAGATGGATCAGTTTGTCGGCATTGAGCATATCAAGGCTAATAGTGCTGTAATGACAGAAGATGAACTGAAAAATAATACTGCTAATGCTTTCTATCCGGGCATTACTTATAAAGATGTTGAGAAATGGACTGCTCAGGGGTTGATTGGCTCTTTTTTACATGTGGTTACCGTTAAGGAAGCTAATTATTTGCAGTCACTGGCTTTGAAAAGCCGTCTTCAAATTCCGATAATATTTGGAATTGATGCTATCCATGGCAATGCCAATGCTCCTGATAATACGGTTTATCCCACTAATATCGGTCTGGCTTGTTCTTTTGATACATTGATGGCTTATAAAATAGCCAGAGAGACGGCGCAGGAGATGCGTGCAATGAACATGCACTGGACGTTTAATCCGAATGTGGAGGTTGCTCGTGATGCTCGTTGGGGCAGAGTGGGAGAAACGTATGGGGAAGATCCTTATCTAGTTTCGCACATGGGAGTGGCATCAGTTAAAGGATATCAGGATAATTTGGATAGCAAAGAAGATGTATTGGCTTGCATCAAACACTTTGTAGGTGGTAGCGAGCCAATTAACGGAACTAATGGTGCTCCTGCCGATTTATCAGAACGAACTTTACGTGAGGTTTTCTTTCCACCTTTTAGGGCGGGTGTCGAAGCGGGAGCTATGTCACTGATGACTGCACACAACGAGCTAAATGGTATCCCTTGCCATAGTAATCAATGGTTAATGGAGGATGTATTGCGTGGAGAGTGGAAATTCAAGGGTTTTGTAGTAAGTGATTGGATGGATATAGAGCATATTCATGATTTACATGCTACAGCAGAGAACTTGAAAGAGGCATATTTCCAATCTATTATGGCGGGTATGGATATGCACATGCATGGCATTCATTGGAATGAGATGGTTGTTCAGTTAGTTAAAGAGGGGCGTATTCCTGAATCTCGCATTGATGAATCGGTACGCCGTATTCTAGATATTAAGTTCCGTTTAGGATTGTTTGAACAACCTTTAGTCGATGAGGCTCAAAGCATGAAGATTCGTTTATGTGAGGAACATCGTAATACGGCATTGGAAGCTGCACGCAATAGTATTGTGCTACTCAAGAATGACGGACTACTTCCTTTGGATGCGAAGAAATATAAAAAAGTATTGGTGACGGGCATTAATGCCAATGATATGAATATTCTGGGTGATTGGAGTGCTGTGCAGAAAGATGAGAACGTAACTACTATACTTGAAGGTTTGAAGCTAGTAGCACCTGATACGAAATTTAACTTTGTTGATCAAGGTTGGGATCCTCGCAATATGGATCCTAAAAAGATTGCGGATGCTGTAGAACAGGCAAAAGGAGCTGACCTTAATATTGTGGTGGCAGGGGAATACATGATGCGCTTTCGCTGGAAAGATAGAACAGATGGAGAAGATACGGATCGTTCGGACTTAAATCTTGTCGGTTTGCAAAATGAATTAATTCAGAAAATTTCAGCTTCAGGGAAACCGACTATTCTGATCTTAGTTAATGGACGCCCTCTTGGTGTAGAGTGGCCCGCGAAAAATCTTCCGGCTATTGTAGAGGCTTGGGCTCCGGGGATGTATGGTGGTCAGGCTGTTGCTGAAATACTATATGGTAAAGTGAATCCTTCTGCTAAACTTGCGATTACCATTCCTCGTAGTGTGGGACAATTACAAATGATTTATAATCATAAACCTTCTCAATATTTTCATCCGTATGCCGTGAATCCTAGTACGCCACTTTACCCATTTGGGTTTGGATTATCTTATACTACTTATAAGTATGATAACTTCAAACTTTCTGCGAAAGAAATAACCAAAGATGGTACGTTAGAGGCGAGCGTGAACGTTACGAATACGGGCAGCCGGGAGGGAGTTGAGATCGTGCAACTTTATTTGCGTGATGCTTATAGTAGCGTGACTCGTCCGGTTAAAGAATTAAAAGATTTTGCTCGTGTATCTCTGAAGGCAGGCGAAAGCAAAGTTGTTCATTTCACTATAACACCCGATAAGCTGGCTTTCTATGATCAAAAGATGCACTGGATTGTGGAGCCGGGTGAATTTATTGTGATGATAGGTGCTTCTTCTGCTGATGAGGCTTTGCTTAAAGATACGTTTATTGTACAATAA
- a CDS encoding glycosyl hydrolase encodes MKKSILSGLLLASSLFSLNTWAGNDSLSSLKGLLRTKETQNLLVNLKRMPARGFMFGHHDDPIYGIGWENDEGRSDVKSVCGDYPAVMSFDLGRIELGGDKNLDKVPFAKIRKEIIAQYNRGGMSSLSWHVDNPLSGKDAWDVSDTTVVASILPGGTNHEKFIGWLDIVADFMNSLKTENGVKVPILFRPWHENTGSWFWWGAKLCSASEYKALWQMTYDRMQQKGVDNLLYAYSPSTELQDSIDFMKRYPGDAIIDLIGLDIYQFDKQKYINQLNKSLTILTEIGKVHNKPIALTETGFETIPDSAWWTETLFPVISHYPICYVLVWRNAREKTNHYYAPYPGQISATDFVEFYHKPQTLFVKDVVHLYD; translated from the coding sequence ATGAAAAAAAGTATACTATCTGGTCTTTTGCTTGCATCGAGTTTATTTTCTTTGAATACTTGGGCGGGTAATGATTCTCTTTCATCACTGAAAGGGCTTTTGCGGACGAAGGAAACGCAGAATCTCTTGGTTAATTTAAAAAGAATGCCAGCTCGGGGATTTATGTTTGGGCATCATGATGATCCTATTTATGGCATTGGTTGGGAAAATGATGAAGGACGAAGCGATGTGAAAAGTGTTTGTGGAGACTATCCGGCAGTGATGTCTTTTGATTTGGGGCGTATAGAGCTTGGTGGCGATAAGAATCTTGATAAAGTTCCATTTGCAAAAATACGTAAAGAAATTATTGCCCAGTATAATCGTGGGGGCATGAGTTCCCTGAGTTGGCATGTGGATAATCCCCTTAGCGGCAAAGATGCTTGGGATGTAAGTGATACTACGGTAGTAGCTTCGATTCTTCCGGGAGGAACAAATCACGAAAAATTCATTGGCTGGCTTGATATAGTAGCTGATTTCATGAATTCTCTTAAGACAGAAAACGGAGTGAAAGTTCCTATCCTTTTTCGTCCGTGGCATGAAAATACCGGAAGCTGGTTTTGGTGGGGAGCAAAGCTTTGTTCGGCTTCTGAATATAAAGCTTTGTGGCAGATGACTTATGATCGTATGCAACAGAAGGGAGTTGATAATCTTTTATATGCTTATTCTCCGAGCACAGAGCTTCAGGATAGCATTGATTTTATGAAACGTTATCCTGGGGATGCTATTATTGATTTAATTGGACTGGATATCTATCAGTTTGATAAACAGAAATACATCAATCAGTTGAATAAATCTCTCACTATCTTGACTGAAATAGGTAAAGTGCATAATAAACCTATTGCCCTTACGGAAACGGGTTTTGAGACTATTCCGGATTCTGCATGGTGGACAGAAACTCTTTTTCCTGTGATTAGTCACTATCCTATATGTTACGTGTTGGTGTGGCGAAATGCTCGTGAAAAGACAAATCATTATTATGCACCTTATCCGGGACAGATTTCTGCCACTGATTTTGTGGAATTTTACCATAAACCTCAAACCTTGTTTGTGAAAGACGTAGTTCATTTATATGACTAA
- a CDS encoding glycosidase — protein MSQFNDDMTKLLAGHENFLSRKNEPIVGGNGILTRYKHPILTAEHTPVFWRYDLNEETNPYLLERIGINAAMNAGAIKWHGKYLLIVRVEGVDRKSFFAVAESPNGIDNFRFWNYPITMPEDAIPATNIYDMRLTAHEDGWLYGLFCAERHDDNAPVGDLSSATATAAISRTKDLIHWERLPDLKSKSQQRNVVLHPEFVEGKYAFYTRPQDGFIDAGNGAGIGWALIDDITHAEVKEETIIDRRYYHTIKEVKNGEGPHPLKTSKGWLHLAHGVRACAAGLRYVLYMYMTSLEEPTKIIASPAGYLLAPQGEERIGDVSNVLFTNGWIADEDGTVFIYYASSDTRMHVATSTIDKLVDYCLNTPEDGLRSAASVEVLKKMIENNLRHIDEQ, from the coding sequence ATGAGTCAGTTCAATGACGATATGACAAAACTACTAGCTGGGCATGAGAATTTCCTTTCTCGAAAAAATGAACCGATTGTAGGGGGAAATGGGATACTAACTCGTTATAAGCATCCTATTCTTACTGCTGAACATACTCCTGTATTTTGGCGGTATGACTTGAATGAAGAAACAAATCCGTATTTGTTAGAGCGTATTGGTATCAACGCAGCGATGAATGCAGGTGCGATAAAATGGCATGGGAAATATTTATTGATAGTGCGTGTAGAAGGAGTTGATCGCAAATCTTTTTTTGCTGTAGCCGAAAGTCCCAACGGAATTGATAATTTCCGTTTTTGGAATTATCCGATAACAATGCCTGAAGATGCTATCCCTGCTACTAATATTTATGATATGCGTCTCACTGCTCATGAGGATGGGTGGCTTTATGGTCTTTTTTGTGCTGAGCGGCATGATGATAATGCTCCGGTGGGTGATCTCTCTTCCGCAACAGCAACAGCAGCTATTTCTCGAACAAAAGACCTCATTCATTGGGAGCGTTTACCTGATTTGAAATCGAAGAGTCAACAACGAAATGTGGTTTTGCATCCGGAGTTTGTGGAGGGGAAATATGCTTTTTATACTCGTCCCCAAGATGGATTCATTGATGCTGGAAACGGTGCCGGTATTGGTTGGGCATTGATTGATGATATTACTCACGCAGAAGTGAAAGAGGAAACAATTATTGATCGTCGTTATTATCATACCATTAAAGAAGTAAAGAATGGAGAAGGACCTCATCCTCTTAAAACGTCTAAGGGTTGGCTACATTTGGCACATGGAGTACGTGCATGTGCTGCCGGATTGCGTTATGTGCTGTATATGTATATGACTTCTCTTGAGGAGCCTACAAAAATCATTGCTTCACCTGCTGGTTATCTTCTTGCGCCTCAGGGAGAAGAGCGTATAGGTGATGTCTCTAATGTCCTTTTTACTAATGGCTGGATTGCTGATGAAGACGGAACGGTGTTTATCTATTATGCTTCTTCTGATACCCGCATGCATGTAGCTACTTCTACTATTGATAAATTAGTGGATTATTGTCTGAATACTCCGGAAGATGGATTACGTTCTGCTGCTTCTGTTGAAGTTTTGAAGAAAATGATAGAAAATAATTTACGTCATATAGATGAACAATGA
- a CDS encoding MFS transporter — MNKTIKVNLGSANENQVTLREKIGYGFGDMASSMFWKLFGSYLMIFYTDVFGLPAAAVGTMFLITRIWDSAFDPIVGVISDRTHTRWGKFRPYLLYLAIPFALIGILTFTTPELSAMGKLIYAYVTYSLMMMVYSAINVPYASLLGVMSPDTKVRNILSTYRMTFAYIGSFIALLLFMPMVNYFAGEGEEADEQKGWMMAVTVIAAMCALLFYFCFTFTKERVKPIKEEQSSLKEDLLNLLSNKPWWILLGAGVAALVFNSIRDGATVYYFKYFVLEADYATVSFFGVSFVLSGLYLAVGQAANIVGVIIAAPISNCIGKKKTYMGAMSIATILSIIFYWFAKGDLALIFVFQILISICAGSIFPLLWSMYADCADYSELKTGNRATGLIFSSSSMSQKFGWAIGSALTGWLLAYYGFKANVAQSEETIHGIRMFLSFLPAVGTVLSVLFISMYPLSEKKMKTITKELEAKRKER; from the coding sequence ATGAATAAGACTATTAAGGTAAATTTGGGCTCTGCTAATGAGAATCAGGTAACTTTGAGAGAGAAGATTGGCTATGGCTTTGGCGACATGGCTTCTTCGATGTTTTGGAAATTGTTTGGTTCTTATTTGATGATTTTTTATACGGATGTATTTGGGCTTCCTGCTGCGGCTGTAGGGACAATGTTTCTGATTACACGAATATGGGATTCAGCTTTTGATCCAATAGTAGGTGTTATCTCTGATAGGACACATACCCGTTGGGGAAAGTTTCGTCCCTATTTGCTTTATTTGGCGATTCCTTTTGCATTGATTGGTATCTTGACATTTACAACTCCTGAACTTAGTGCTATGGGTAAACTGATTTATGCTTATGTTACTTATTCATTAATGATGATGGTCTACTCTGCGATAAATGTTCCATATGCCTCTTTATTGGGGGTAATGAGTCCTGACACAAAAGTACGTAATATTCTTTCAACATATCGAATGACTTTTGCTTATATCGGTAGTTTTATCGCACTGCTGTTGTTTATGCCTATGGTCAACTATTTTGCAGGAGAAGGAGAGGAAGCTGATGAGCAGAAGGGATGGATGATGGCAGTAACAGTAATAGCAGCGATGTGTGCCTTGCTGTTCTATTTTTGTTTTACTTTTACTAAAGAACGGGTAAAGCCGATAAAGGAAGAGCAAAGCTCTTTAAAAGAAGACCTGCTTAATCTGTTGAGTAATAAACCTTGGTGGATCTTGTTGGGGGCAGGAGTTGCAGCATTAGTGTTCAACTCTATTCGTGATGGAGCAACCGTATATTATTTTAAATATTTTGTGCTTGAGGCTGATTATGCAACGGTCTCATTTTTTGGCGTTTCTTTTGTGTTGAGTGGACTTTATCTTGCTGTTGGGCAAGCTGCCAATATTGTAGGAGTTATTATTGCAGCGCCCATAAGTAATTGTATAGGTAAAAAAAAGACTTACATGGGAGCCATGTCCATTGCTACAATATTAAGTATTATCTTTTATTGGTTTGCTAAAGGTGATTTAGCTTTGATTTTTGTTTTTCAAATACTTATTAGCATTTGCGCAGGGAGTATTTTCCCTTTGCTTTGGTCTATGTATGCTGATTGCGCTGATTATTCGGAGCTTAAAACCGGCAATCGTGCTACGGGATTAATATTCTCCTCTTCTTCGATGAGTCAAAAGTTTGGTTGGGCTATTGGTAGTGCACTTACAGGTTGGCTACTTGCTTACTATGGTTTTAAAGCAAATGTGGCGCAGAGCGAAGAAACAATCCATGGTATTAGGATGTTTCTAAGTTTCCTTCCCGCTGTAGGTACAGTGCTGTCGGTACTTTTTATCAGTATGTATCCGTTAAGTGAAAAGAAGATGAAAACGATCACTAAAGAACTTGAAGCTAAAAGAAAAGAAAGATGA